Proteins found in one Mangifera indica cultivar Alphonso chromosome 15, CATAS_Mindica_2.1, whole genome shotgun sequence genomic segment:
- the LOC123197789 gene encoding psbQ-like protein 3, chloroplastic, with protein sequence MALRSVVIKYNVAFITPTFTCYQKPTFQSRGMSQKALQSNISRRIGLMAAMASALLSRNAIFREDTANAIDFRMVAPDQTVELAESGIRDHAESLLQVKALLEAESWGAAQKALRSSSRNLKLDIYTIIQTKPKSERPQLRKLYSDLFNNVTKLDYAARDKDAPRIWECYENIATVLGDILSRI encoded by the exons ATGGCATTACGATCAGTGGTCATAAAATACAATGTAGCCTTCATAACACCAACCTTCACTTGCTATCAAAAACCCACATTTCAGTCCAGAGGAATGTCCCAAAAAGCCCTTCAATCCAATATCAGTAGAAGAATAGGACTGATGGCAGCAATGGCATCAGCACTATTATCAAGGAATGCTATTTTCAGGGAAGATACTGCTAATGCAATTGACTTTAGAATGGTTGCTCCTGATCAGACTGTTGAACTGGCAGAAAGTGGAATTAGAGACCATGCAGAATCTTTATTACAAGTGAAAGCTCTGTTAGAAGCAGAGTCCTGGGGTGCAGCACAGAAGGCATTACGGTCGAGCTCGAGGAACTTGAAGCTGGATATCTATAccataattcaaacaaaacctaAAAGTGAGAGACCCCAGTTGAGGAAACTATACTCTGATCTCTTCAACAATGTTACCAAA CTAGATTATGCAGCAAGAGATAAAGATGCACCGCGCATTTGGGAATGCTATGAGAACATTGCCACTGTGCTTGGTGACATATTGTCAAGAATATAA
- the LOC123198106 gene encoding putative disease resistance RPP13-like protein 1, giving the protein MMSIETFIATENMHPSVFLILVTISFFVFFFLLDRTKTMPVGEVCLGAFLGVLFDRLADRRLLSLLREDGIDSQLKQWKKKLFLIQAVLDDAEDKQLCNKAVKMWLDDLRDLSYDMDDVLDEYATRVLEGKLTKEQSTSHITDYFSSVPGTLVSKLNMRSQIEEINGRLEDLCEERDYLGLEKVASGASTAVLHRPPTTCLPTEPVVYGRDDDKAKILETVLKEELGGVNFCAIPIVGMGGIGKTTLAREVYNDKAVNEFNPKAWVCVSDDFNVMRISKAILESITSFPCNLTNFNQIQIELREQVRDKKFLLVLDDVWSNDYGLWEILKSPFMVGASGSRIIITTRIEDVALTMGHVKPHNVGLLSGDDCWAIFEKHAFQNTKFYPHQTSNFIRKKVVEICKGLPLAARTLGGLLRCKQREGEWEDILNSNLWDLQDNTEILAVLKLSYHHLPSHLKRCFAYCAIFPKDYEFTEKELVFLWMAEALIQPSKVKEEQEDVGALYFQDLLARSIFQESSSRYSSKYIMHDLVNDLAQWASGETSFCLQDKSKVNIQSGRLKKVRYLSYACDMSNYKNKFEVLHEAMNLRTFLPILLDTDNTTNVVSSELLSKFKKLRVLFLSNHNVTELPDLIGDLRHLRYINLSSNRISSLPKSINLLLNLQILILRWCSNIKKLPSMGNLINLRHLDLEMVKLIEMPWGMESWKYLQTLSDFFVGKGSGSSLEVLKNLRFLHGKLRISELKNVTTGLREEILSDKVKLDELWLKWGYGHEDSRSEEVEKNVLDMLRPHKNLKELSIEGYGGTQFPRWLGDLSFSLTSLEKLKICDCQKLQFLFEDREEISTSSSLVMHRENIDSTSTSLLKHLSISFCSSLMCLSPKGQFPKTFKHLECLKIKVCDSLICIVRGQLPSSLKQLSVENCENLQCLLDDREDVGVPFSSSGMHMGNIDSTNISQLEDLNISSCLSITCLSSKGQLPTTLKYLRINNCSSLATLSSMGQLPVLKRIEVSFCSELKILFSQGQLPGALEYLYIWNCPKLERVAEGLHNNRSFKDIFICNCENLKYMPDGLDGLSCLHRISLINCPSLVSFSGGKLPNSNLEVSIETYGKLEALPKCIRSHSSSKLVDH; this is encoded by the coding sequence ATGATGTCTATTGAAACATTCATTGCTACAGAAAATATGCACCCATCCGTATTCCTAATCTTGGTgacaatatctttttttgtctttttctttcttttagaCCGGACTAAAACTATGCCTGTGGGAGAGGTCTGTCTTGGTGCATTCCTTGGAGTGTTGTTTGACAGATTGGCAGACCGTAGATTGCTGTCTCTTCTACGTGAAGATGGGATAGATTCGCAGTTAAAGCAATGGAAGAAAAAGTTGTTTTTGATTCAGGCAGTGCTAGACGACGCAGAGGATAAGCAACTGTGTAACAAGGCTGTGAAAATGTGGTTGGATGATCTCCGAGATTTGTCTTATGATATGGATGATGTTTTGGATGAGTATGCCACTCGAGTTTTAGAGGGGAAGTTGACAAAAGAACAATCTACCAGCCACATTActgattatttttcttctgttcCTGGAACTCTAGTGTCCAAGCTTAATATGAGGTCCCAGATAGAAGAGATAAATGGTCGTTTGGAAGATTTATGTGAAGAGAGAGATTATCTTGGACTCGAAAAGGTTGCTAGCGGGGCATCAACTGCTGTGTTGCATAGACCACCAACTACATGTTTGCCGACTGAACCTGTTGTTTATGGGAGAGATGACGATAAAGCCAAAATACTTGAAACGGTTTTAAAGGAAGAACTGGGCGGTGTCAACTTTTGTGCTATACCAATTGTTGGTATGGGAGGAATTGGTAAAACAACGTTAGCTCGCGAAGTGTACAACGACAAAGCAGTAAATGAGTTTAATCCAAAAGCATGGGTTTGTGTCTCTGATGATTTTAATGTTATGAGAATCTCCAAAGCAATCCTCGAGTCAATCACTAGCTTCCCCTgcaatctaacaaattttaatcaaattcagaTTGAACTGCGAGAGCAAGTACGTGACAAAAAATTTTTGCTTGTATTAGATGATGTGTGGAGTAATGATTATGGTTTGTGGGAAATCCTCAAGTCTCCTTTCATGGTTGGAGCATCAGGGAGTAGAATAATCATAACAACACGTATTGAAGATGTTGCATTAACAATGGGACATGTTAAACCACATAATGTGGGGCTTCTTTCAGGAGATGATTGTTGGGCCATATTCGAGAAGCATGCATTTCAGAATACAAAATTCTATCCACATCAAACTTCAAACTTCATTCGTAAAAAAGTTGTTGAAATTTGCAAAGGCTTACCCTTGGCTGCTAGAACTCTCGGTGGTCTTCTACGCTGTAAACAGAGAGAAGGTGAGTGGGAAGATAtattaaatagtaatttatgggaTCTGCAAGATAATACAGAGATTCTTGCTGTGTTAAAATTAAGTTACCACCATCTTCCTTCCCATTTGAAAAGATGTTTTGCTTATTGTGCAATTTTCCCAAAGGATTATGAATTTACAGAGAAGGAACTTGTCTTTTTATGGATGGCCGAAGCTCTTATTCAACCATCAAAAGTCAAGGAGGAACAGGAAGATGTAGGTGCTctgtattttcaagatctatTGGCAAGATCAATTTTTCAAGAATCAAGTAGTAGATATAGTTCTAAATATATCATGCATGATCTTGTTAATGATCTCGCACAATGGGCTTCTGGAGAAACAAGTTTTTGTTTACAAGATAAATCAAAAGTCAATATCCAATCCGGAAGGCTCAAAAAGGTTCGCTATTTGTCTTACGCTTGTGATATgtctaattacaaaaataaatttgaagtaCTTCATGAAGCTATGAACTTGAGGACTTTTCTCCCAATACTTCTTGACACTGATAACACAACTAATGTAGTTTCATCGGAGTTGTTATCGAAGTTCAAAAAATTAAGGGTGTTGTTTTTAAGTAATCATAATGTTACCGAGCTACCAGATTTAATTGGAGATCTAAGACATTTGAGGTATATCAATCTTTCTAGCAACAGGATCTCAAGTTTACCGAAGTCAATAAACTTATTATTGaacttacaaattttaatattaagatGGTGTTCTAACATCAAGAAGTTACCTTCCATGGGAAATTTGATCAATTTACGCCATCTTGATCTTGAAATGGTAAAGCTGATAGAGATGCCATGGGGAATGGAAAGTTGGAAGTATCTGCAAACTTTGTCTGATTTTTTTGTTGGCAAGGGCTCTGGATCAAGCTtggaagttttaaaaaacttaaggTTTCTTCATGGAAAGCTTCGCATTTcagaattaaaaaatgttacCACAGGTTTACGAGAAGAAATATTAAGTGATAAGGTGAAGCTAGATGAGTTATGGCTAAAATGGGGATATGGTCATGAAGATTCACGAAGTGAGGAAGTTGAGAAAAATGTGTTGGACATGTTACGACCTCACAAAAATCTGAAAGAGCTTAGTATCGAAGGTTATGGTGGCACACAATTTCCAAGATGGCTCGGAGATTTATCATTTTCCTTGACGTCATTGGAGAAACTTAAGATTTGCGACTGTCAGAAATtgcaatttttgtttgaagataGAGAAGAAATTAGCACTTCCTCTTCTTTAGTGATGCACAGAGAGAATATTGACAGCACTAGCACATCTCTTCTTAAGCATTTGTCTATCTCCTTCTGCTCATCTCTTATGTGTTTATCCCCAAAAGGTCAGTTCCCAAAGACTTTCAAGCACCTTGAATGTTTAaaaatcaaagtttgtgatTCTTTGATATGCATTGTAAGAGGTCAGCTACCTTCATCTCTGAAACAACTGTCAGTGGAAAATTGTGAGAATCTGCAGTGTTTGCTAGATGATAGAGAAGATGTTGGGGTTCCTTTTTCGTCTTCGGGGATGCACATGGGGAATATTGACAGCACCAACATATCTCAGCTCGAGGACTTGAATATCTCCAGCTGCTTATCCATCACATGTTTGTCATCAAAAGGTCAGTTACCTACTACACTTAAGTACCTACGCATCAACAATTGCTCAAGTCTCGCTACTTTATCATCAATGGGTCAGTTACCTGTCCTCAAAAGGATTGAGGTCTCATTTTGCTCGGAACTTAAAATCTTATTCTCACAAGGTCAGTTACCTGGAGCGCTTGAATACCTTTACATTTGGAATTGTCCAAAGTTGGAGCGAGTAGCAGAGGGGTTGCATAACAACAGatcttttaaagatatttttatttgtaattgtgaaaatcttaaatatatgcCTGATGGCCTGGACGGTCTTAGTTGTCTTCATAGGATTTCACTTATTAATTGTCCAAGTCTTGTTTCCTTTTCGGGAGGAAAGCTTCCCAACAGCAACCTGGAAGTTTCAATAGAGACATATGGGAAACTTGAAGCCCTACCCAAATGCATCCGTAGCCACAGCTCTTCAAAACTCGTGGATCACTGA
- the LOC123197211 gene encoding putative disease resistance RPP13-like protein 1, whose product MVGASGSRIIITTRIEDVALTMGHVKPHNLGLLSGDDCWAIFEKHAFQNTKFCPHQTSNFIRKKVVEICKGLPLAARTLGGLLRCKQRESEWEDILNSNLWDLQDNTEILAVLKLSYNHLPSHLKRCFAYCAIFPKDYEFTEKELVFLWMAEGLIQPSKVKEEQEDAGTVYFQDLLARSIFQESGSRCSSKYIMHDLVNDLAQWASGETSFCLQDKSKVNVQSERLKTVRYLSYTCSMSNYINKFEVLHEATNLRTFLPKLLDTDNTTIIVSSELLSKFKKLRALFLSNHNVTELPDLIGDLRHLRYINLSGNKISSLPKSINLLLNLQILILRWCSNIKKLPSMGNLINLRHLDLEMVKLMEMPRGMESWKNLQTLSDFFVGKGSGSSLKVLRNLKFLCGKLRILELKNVTTGLKEEILSNKERLDELWLKWGYGHEDSRSEEVEKNVLDMLRPHKNLKELSIEGYGGTQFPTWLGDLSFSLTSLEKLKICECQKLQFLFEDREEIDTSSSLVMHRGNIDNTSTSLLKHLSISFCSSLMCLSPKGQLPKTFKHLECLKIKGCDSLICIVRGQLPSSLKQLSVENCENLQCLLDDREDGGIPFSSSVMHMEDIDSTNISQLEDLNISSCLSITCLSLKGQLPTTLKHLCISDCPSLSTLSSMGQLPVLKKIEVWFCSELKILFLQDQLPGALEYLCIWRCSKLELIAERLHDNRSLKDIFICDCENLKSMPDGLDSRRISIINCPNLVSFSGGRLSNSTLEVSIDTNGKLEALLSRNHSHSSVQNS is encoded by the coding sequence ATGGTTGGAGCATCGGGGAGTAGAATAATCATAACAACACGTATTGAAGATGTTGCATTAACAATGGGACATGTTAAACCACATAATTTGGGGCTTCTTTCAGGAGATGATTGTTGGGCCATATTCGAGAAGCATGCATTTCAGAATACAAAATTTTGTCCACATCAAACTTCAAACTTCATTCGTAAAAAAGTTGTTGAAATTTGCAAAGGCTTACCCTTGGCTGCTAGAACTCTTGGTGGTCTTCTACGCTGTAAACAGAGAGAAAGTGAGTGGGAAGATATATTAAACAGTAATTTATGGGATCTGCAAGATAATACAGAGATTCTTGCTGTGTTAAAATTAAGTTACAACCATCTTCCTTCCCATTTGAAAAGATGTTTCGCTTATTGTGCAATTTTTCCAAAGGATTATGAATTTACAGAGAAGGAGCTTGTCTTTTTATGGATGGCAGAAGGTCTTATTCAACCATCAAAAGTCAAGGAGGAACAGGAAGATGCAGGTACTGtgtattttcaagatctatTGGCAAGATCAATTTTTCAAGAATCAGGTAGTAGATGTAGTTCTAAATATATCATGCACGATCTTGTTAATGATCTTGCACAATGGGCTTCTGGAGAAACAAGTTTTTGTTTACAAGATAAATCAAAAGTCAATGTCCAATCTGAAAGGCTCAAAACGGTTCGCTATTTGTCTTACACTTGTAGTATgtctaattacataaataaatttgaagtaCTCCATGAAGCTACGAACTTAAGGACTTTTCTCCCAAAACTTCTTGACACTGACAACACAACTATTATAGTTTCATCGGAGTTGTTATCGAAGTTCAAAAAATTAAGGGCGTTGTTTTTAAGTAATCATAATGTTACCGAGCTACCGGATTTAATTGGAGATCTAAGACATTTGAGGTATATCAACCTTTCTGGCAACAAGATCTCAAGTTTACCGAAGTCAATAAACTTATTATTGaacttacaaattttaatattaagatGGTGTTCTAACATCAAGAAGTTACCTTCCATGGGAAATTTGATCAATTTACGCCATCTTGATCTTGAAATGGTAAAGCTGATGGAGATGCCAAGGGGAATGGAAAGTTGGAAGAATCTGCAAACTTTGTCTGATTTTTTTGTTGGCAAAGGCTCTGGATCAAGCTTGAAAGTTTTAAGAAACTTAAAGTTTCTTTGTGGAAAGCTTCgcattttagaattaaaaaatgttactactggtttaaaagaagaaatattaagTAATAAGGAGAGGCTGGATGAGTTATGGCTGAAATGGGGATATGGTCATGAAGATTCACGAAGTGAGGAAGTTGAGAAAAATGTGTTGGATATGTTACGACCTCACAAAAATCTGAAAGAGCTTAGTATTGAAGGTTATGGTGGCACACAATTTCCAACTTGGCTTGGAGATTTGTCATTTTCCTTGACGTCATTGGAGAAACTTAAGATTTGTGAATGTCAGAAATTGCAGTTTTTGTTTGAAGATAGAGAAGAAATTGACACTTCCTCTTCTTTAGTGATGCACAGAGGGAATATTGACAACACTAGCACCTCTCTTCTTAAGCACTTGTCTATCTCCTTCTGCTCATCTCTTATGTGTTTATCCCCAAAAGGTCAGTTACCAAAGACTTTCAAGCACCTTGAATGTTTAAAAATCAAAGGTTGTGATTCTTTGATATGCATTGTAAGGGGTCAACTACCTTCATCTCTGAAACAACTGTCAGTGGAAAATTGTGAGAATCTGCAGTGTTTACTGGATGATAGAGAAGATGGTGGGATACCTTTTTCATCTTCAGTGATGCACATGGAGGATATTGACAGCACCAACATATCTCAGCTCGAGGACTTGAATATCTCAAGCTGCTTATCCATCACATGTTTGTCATTGAAAGGTCAGTTACCTACTACACTTAAGCACCTATGCATCAGCGATTGCCCAAGTCTCTCTACTTTGTCATCAATGGGTCAGTTACCTGTCCTCAAAAAGATTGAGGTCTGGTTTTGCTCGgaacttaaaatattattcttacaAGATCAGTTACCTGGAGCGCTTGAATACCTTTGCATTTGGCGTTGTTCAAAGTTAGAGCTAATAGCTGAGAGGTTGCATGACAACAGATCTctcaaagatatttttatttgtgattGTGAAAATCTTAAATCTATGCCTGATGGTCTCGACAGCCGCAggatttcaattattaattgtCCAAATCTTGTTTCCTTTTCGGGAGGAAGGCTTTCCAACAGCACCCTGGAAGTTTCAATAGATACAAATGGGAAACTTGAAGCCCTACTCAGTCGCAACCATAGTCACAGCTCTGTTCAAAACTCATGA